In the genome of Rhodoligotrophos defluvii, one region contains:
- a CDS encoding deoxyguanosinetriphosphate triphosphohydrolase, whose amino-acid sequence MRYELAPFASIAEQSRGRFVAEPEQPPRSPFERDRDRILHSTAFRRLKHKTQVFVYHEGDHFRTRLTHSLEVAQIARSLARRLALDEDLTEALALAHDLGHTPFGHAGERALDACMVTAGGFDHNAQALRIVTRLERRYAEFDGLNLTWETLEGLVKHNGPLIGPDGAPIGHYLGKTLPQAILDFAGANALALDTYPSAEAQVAAIADDIAYNAHDMDDGLRARLFDIIDLADIPLVSAVLSNVVARYPNLERPRLIHETVRRVISIMIEDVAAESAKRAKRLQPASADDVRTLGQPLIGFSPQLAEHNRLLQSFLLRRMYRHEKVMRIMERAQRIIRDLFDSYQRDPHLMSKEWQAGMDGLSADKRARRICDFIAGMTDRFALDEHRRLFDLDPLFR is encoded by the coding sequence CTGAGATACGAGCTGGCGCCCTTCGCCTCCATTGCCGAACAGAGCCGCGGCCGCTTTGTCGCCGAACCCGAGCAGCCGCCGCGCAGCCCCTTCGAGCGCGACCGGGACCGGATCCTCCACTCCACCGCCTTCCGCCGGCTCAAGCACAAGACGCAGGTCTTCGTCTATCACGAGGGCGACCATTTCCGCACGCGCCTTACCCACAGTCTGGAGGTGGCGCAGATCGCCCGTTCCTTGGCCCGCCGGCTTGCGCTCGACGAGGATCTGACCGAGGCTCTGGCCCTTGCGCACGACCTCGGCCATACCCCATTCGGGCATGCGGGCGAGCGTGCGCTCGACGCGTGCATGGTCACGGCGGGCGGCTTCGACCACAACGCGCAGGCGCTGCGCATCGTCACCCGGCTCGAGCGCCGCTATGCGGAGTTTGATGGTCTGAATCTCACCTGGGAGACGCTCGAGGGCCTGGTCAAGCACAACGGCCCACTGATCGGGCCGGACGGCGCCCCCATCGGACACTATCTCGGCAAGACCCTGCCGCAAGCCATTCTCGACTTCGCCGGCGCCAACGCCCTGGCGCTGGACACCTATCCGTCGGCCGAGGCGCAGGTCGCAGCCATCGCCGACGACATCGCCTATAACGCTCACGACATGGACGATGGCCTGCGGGCCCGCTTGTTCGATATCATCGATCTGGCCGATATTCCGCTGGTCAGCGCGGTGCTGTCGAACGTGGTCGCCCGCTATCCCAATCTGGAGCGGCCGCGGCTGATCCACGAGACGGTGCGCCGGGTCATCTCCATCATGATCGAGGATGTCGCCGCCGAATCCGCCAAGCGGGCAAAGCGCCTGCAGCCCGCTTCGGCCGACGACGTCCGCACACTGGGCCAGCCGTTAATCGGATTTTCCCCGCAGCTCGCCGAGCATAACCGGCTGTTGCAATCCTTCCTGCTCCGGCGCATGTACCGGCACGAGAAGGTCATGCGCATCATGGAGCGCGCGCAGCGGATCATCCGCGATCTGTTCGACAGCTACCAGCGCGATCCCCATCTCATGAGCAAGGAATGGCAGGCCGGCATGGACGGGTTGTCCGCCGATAAGCGAGCGCGGCGCATCTGCGACTTCATCGCCGGAATGACCGATCGGTTCGCGCTTGACGAGCACCGCCGGCTGTTTGACCTCGACCCACTTTTCCGATAG